One Terriglobales bacterium genomic window, CGATGCTGTCGTGTCTGGTGCGACCTCTTCTCACGTTCTTAGAGTAGTCCGGCAAACGGTCAACGGGGAATTCCGTGACCCCATTTCGCTCCAGAGATTCGATTGGGCGCAGCTGTGAAGCAGATTTGACCGTGTCTGCCGACGTGGCGGTGCCACCTGAGCCCCCGCCAATCGCGTACTGAGAATTCATTAGACAGGTGTTCGCTGGTGACCGTACTGGCGGCTCTGCTGCGGTGGAAATTTCCACGAAACTGGATGGTATCCGGTACGAAACAAGACAATCTGCTCACTATTGACCAGTCAGGAAAACGCTGGCTTCGCAGAGGGAAGCGCAGGATAGTGCTCGGTATCGCCTTTCAGGGGTATTCGTGCGCAGAGTATAAGGCTTGGTCTCACGTTCGCATGTGTTCAGACACGGTCTTTCGCAACATTGCGATTCAACTCGGTGCTGGAGTTGCCCTTCACGACGTATCCGCTCGCGCCAGCCGCGATTGCCTCCCTCGAAATGGCGCAGAGTCGGACTGGCTCACGAGCGAGAATCAAGGTCGCTGAACTCAGGAAAGGCGTCCATGCCGGAGCATATTACCGCAAGGAATTCATTATCAGTTCTGTTCGTCAAGCAAATGGACGATTCTAAAGCTCTCCGATCTCTACAAGTCGCGAGCATTCAGAAGGGCACACACATCCGAAACTCGTCAACGACTAGTTTCCTCAGTGAGAATCGGTGGCGCTCGTTGGGAGATTATGTCAGTTCAGATAGGGTGACGATTATAGGAGTGTGGTCGGAAGGCTTTTCCTGTCCGCGAGGTTCCTTGTCGATTTCGCAGCCTTCCAGACGATCTGCCAGCGCTGGAGATAATAAGAAATGGTCGATCCTTATGCCTCGATTGTTTTGGAACGCCTGCCGGAAGTAATCCCAAAATGTGAAATGTCCTGTTTCGCCCACGTGCAACGAGCGGAACGCATCCGTATATCCGATGTCCAACATGGCACGATAGCAGGCACGCGGCTCCGGCTGGAATAAAGCATCGTGCGCCCATGAAGACGGCTTGTGGCAGTCGATGTCCTCAGGAATCACATTGAAATCACCGCCTATTAGCGTCGGCACACCGTCCTGTTTCCATCGAATCATTTGCTGAGTCAGCCGATCCATCCAAGACAACTTGTACGCAAACCTTTCACTTCCTACCGGATTGCCATTCGGAGCATAGACGTTGACGATCCAAATGTCCCTGATGATCACCTCCAAGAACCGGGCATGACTGTCGGAGTCGTCTCCGACGAGAGCCTTAGCAATCGTCTTCATCGGATCGCGCGAGAGGATCGCAACACCGTTGTATGCTTTCTGCGTCACGGCTACGCTCTCGTAGCCGAGCGCACACGTCAGGTATCCGAACCTTCTTCGCTCGCTTCTCGCCGAATGGGCAAAAAGCCGCACACCGGTTGAGTTCATCGACGGCTGTTCCTTTATTCACTATCCAGGTATTGTCATTGACCTATCATCCGCGCGTGAGCACCTTCACCTTTCATGGGGCACTCGGAACTTCAAGAATGATCCTGCCGTTTGCTTGGTCCAAGGTGGTGGTGAAAGAAATCGCAGGGGTGCATCAGGCGATTCATGTCAGGTCCAAAGAAGGTCCGAGCTATACGATCAGCCGGCAGTTTCGCGACAAAGTACGCCAACCAGAACTTGAGAAGGCAAAAGAGCAATTCTTGAAGTGGCACGAGCGGCAGACGATAGTGCACGTATGTTTTGCGCATGCGTTCTATGCATTCACCTTCGCGGGCAAAATTGTGGAGGGCGCCGAGCCTTGGGTGATTAAGCCGCTGAACCAGACAAGTGTTCTCGTTGTCTCATTCGATTCTATTATCTGTAGAGTGCGAATGGATGCACCGCGATCTGTACGCCTCGCGCGTCTACCGACAGAGACGACAATAGATGTCTCCGAAGAACACATACAACCCAGCGCACTCGCTCTGGTAGGCGCACTCGTGATGATCGCATTCGGGAGACGCACGATGCGAGAAGAAGCTCTCCACCGAAAACTGGCTGGCCTTAAGAACCAACAAGATACCTCGTGTGCCCGGATTCAGGACAACGAGAGGGCAGCCAGTCGCAAGCTTGTTGTTCATCCAGCTGCGAAGCAGCCTTGGAGTGGCTGGTGGCGGATTGAACGCTCGAGGATGCTGAGCAATTTGCATACATGAAAACGCGAACAGGTATGAGGTTCTCGGAACGAAAGGAACATGAACGTAGGATCATCGAAACTGCCCGGCGAAGAAGTCTTATATTTCCAGCCGGAGAGCTGATTCCAGATGAAAGGCCTGATTGGGTGATACCCACGGCCTCGCTCGCCATCGAAGTGAGCGAGTTGCTTCCGGCAAAGCGCGCGGGTGCGAAGTTCTCAGGCCCGCAGGTTTCGTCTTTTCAGGAAGCCGTCGTGACCGCGGCCCAGCAGCACTACTACTCCTCACCTGATGCACCACCTGCCGACGTGCTGGTGTTTTTTAGGAATGATTGGACCCGGAAGCGCGATGTGGAAGTAATGGCCCAAGCCCTCGCCAGCTTTATTCGCTCCAACTATCCTTCTGGTGATAAAGATTGCGTCACGCTTCAGTCCGTCAGCCGTGGCGTTCGTGACTGGGTTGATGGCCTGAGCGTCGTGCGCATCTTGCGGGCTTCTGGCCCTTGGCAGGCCGGCGGAGCGGGAGAGATTCAGAGCGTCACCTATGACTATCTCGCTCAACGGATTGCGGACAAAGATCTGCTGTTACCCCAATACCGCAGGCGCTGGCCGGG contains:
- the xth gene encoding exodeoxyribonuclease III, which translates into the protein MNSTGVRLFAHSARSERRRFGYLTCALGYESVAVTQKAYNGVAILSRDPMKTIAKALVGDDSDSHARFLEVIIRDIWIVNVYAPNGNPVGSERFAYKLSWMDRLTQQMIRWKQDGVPTLIGGDFNVIPEDIDCHKPSSWAHDALFQPEPRACYRAMLDIGYTDAFRSLHVGETGHFTFWDYFRQAFQNNRGIRIDHFLLSPALADRLEGCEIDKEPRGQEKPSDHTPIIVTLSELT